The DNA segment GGAACTGCTGCAATGGCCAGCTCCAGGACCAGGAGCGCTAAGCCCATCACTCCAGTACGTGCAGCGGTGTAGCGCATCCGCTCAGCGCAGTGCAAGCCCACTTTGACCTCTGTGCGTGCCTCGGTTAAAGTGTCAACCAGCTCAGCTAGCTTTTCTGAACAAGGAGATAGAAAATGGACAAAAGATGTTGtcaaaaaacactcaaacaccTTATTTGATACAGCTTGCAAACAAGCATTGACAAGAGAGGCCCTTCAAGGGATTTTGAAGATGAACTTAGTAGAACAGACACTACTAAGTTATTTTGCGTTTATGGTAGTGATACCTGCGGGAGTGTCCTGAGTCTTGTCACTTCCAGTCTGAGCTGGAATGTGGGATTCCAGCCGTAACTCTGCAGTGAGAGCCTCGTGGTCGGAATACGGGAGGGGATGGCCAGGAACGGAGCCTTTGGTGGTGGACATGAAATCGCAATATATCTTGGTTGTGGAGGAACCCTGAAAAGACGAAatgagttaaataaaataaaacacaaaaaaacccatttacagtttgtaaaatattcatgtgaattcatttaaaaaacaaagcaactgcATTTAACAGCTTTAAGTTTTCACCCACCTTGAACAAGATGTAGTCGATCCGAATTCCCTTCTCAAAGGGAATGAGTTCATTTTTACGGATAAAAAGGTTGTCTGCTATTAAAGTCATACCATTTTCACATccctaaaaaaagaaacatgaaatcttagtaaccatggagaaacaaacagtttttacttGCAAGTGAAGTGTTGCttaatttagttttctgaaCTTCTTTTCATACAAGTCATCCAACCAATTCAgatcttaaaacataaaaccgCAAACTTACTCCATCTGTTTCACAACAGTTATGAGCAGCATGCAAAAGAAGCTCATGTCAAACATTTATGTTGAAATAGAACTTTTTGACCTTCAACTCTGAAGCTGGGACTTGCTTAGGGTCTGTTTGATTCATTTGAGATTCTATAATGGCAGATTTATCAAAAGTGTAAAACAAATCTCAAACACAACATCAGCTAAAAACTGCTaaattgtttctaaaataaattttaatgcaGTTTACTCTATTTTCTTCATatgaacagattattttttcagtgcagCTGTCTTTTTGCTACTTACATCAAATTTAGCAGTTTCTATGTAAGAGTCTTTCAGTCCAGTGTAAGACATCAGCAGCCTGCAGCCCAGGTCTTGAGGGTGCATGTTGAGGTCACCTCCCATAATGACTACGTCAGCTCCAGTAGACGTATgacttaacaaaaacaaaataaaatacaaaaagaattatttaatgATGCAACTTGGCATACAGTTAAGAATTTGCTTTGGTTCTTGTGTCGACTGAAATTAACCTCATGGAACAATGTGTTACTACTAAAAGTTAGATAGTGGAGATAGCAATGCAAATGATATGTAAATAAGCTGCAGTGTAAACACACAGTAGCTCACAGAGGCTGCATTGAAGCAAAGACACACTACCGGATGAACTGCTGCAGCTCCCAGGCCTGAACCACTCTGTGGGACAGATAAGAGTCCTTCTCTCTGCTGTACTCTGCATGCAGCTATTAATGCACAGATACAAAtgccattttaacatttaaataaaatctagaagaaaaaaacaagcaaacagatTTTACAGACGCTTACGTGTGTGACATAGACGTTTGCGGTCAGACCAGCAATGTTCAGTATGGCCATTCCCACAGCTTTACCTCCAAACCAATCCCCATGGTGAGCCTGCAGATAAGAGAGAATATatgaaatttataaaataatagctagaaaaagaaaataacagaaaactgtGGCAGTATTACTAAAAGTGATAGTACTTTTACCTCAACTGACTTCCAAAACTATGATTAACACAATGATTTCCACAGCATCAGAGGCATAGTGAATTAGCCAGGCAAATTTTAAAGGCTAAACATTCCTAGGCCCACTTTGACCTCTGTGgagattttataatttaactttAGTGGACTCAGctacaaagataaaaagaaaagcctaGTCTATTCATCCGACTTTTGCCCGTTGTTCTGTGTCTAAAGGTCGCTACAaactgagacaaaaataaaagtcccttataataaattaaagtgatTGCTCTAAACATATGCTTTTACTGTAGCTAGAAGTGAcacatacatttacatttttgtcatttgtatttgttttattacatacacattaataaaacacataGATATGGTTGGATGGGCACATTACGTATATGAATTTTTATCTCTTGTATCAACGGAAATTCAGTTAATGTTCAAGAAAAGGTAAACTTTCACAAACCTCTATAATGTGAAGGACTTACCATGTAAGGGTAACCGTTCAGAGAGTAGCGATAAAGAAACGTGTCATGGATTCTGTGTTTGGTAAAAATGGCCAGTCCACTTCCTATGACTCCGCTGCAAAGAAGACAAAAGGCAGGACATAATCAGTTCTACATTTACTATTTCATGTTTAACTGTAACagacataagacataaaaagtaacattttgttaTACTAGGCACAAGTGATTATCCATTGAAGCTTGTGATTTTATATGCTATAATAGGACTAAAACTGAAATAGCCTTGGGGTGAGGGGCACGGGTGGGTAAAAGACAAAAGATTAAGTAGCAAAGATTAGTCCTTCATGAGGTTTCTTTGctacattttcaaacaatggTCCACTTGCAATGGTATTTTGAAGATGTAAGATAAGACCACCCAGTTAAGAGGGAAACACATCCAGAGTTCACTAGATATCCTTTGGGAGTAGGAGATCACAGATATTACCTTTTGAAGTAATGTGAGTGAGGATGAGTAGAAGCAAGCTTTGCTTTCAAATACAGAAAGTCCTTCTCACTCcacaccttaaaaaaaaagacatgtaaaCTTTCATAATCAAGTTTTTGATAAATTAGTGTTTATATCTCTGTCAGTTTAAATGAATGCTTTTCACATACCCAACCTTACAAAATGATGGGCTGATAAAGTCAATCAACTTTAAGTTATTGTGCAACGGCGTTCACTTACCTCTTGCAGTAAGACAATATCATGTTGCTCCTTGCACAACATTTCTCCAATCATCTGATAGCGCTGAGAACAGTGTTTGCTTAGATAGTGGATCCCCCTTTTGCACAGAGGTTGAaaagacattgtttttattctgcagagCTGTACATGCACACAGATGTAAAACATTGTATTTGGAAGATCTCCAAACCACAGCCACTAACCAGCAGTTCAGAGAAAAGACTCGCACACTGACACAGTCTGCGTTAGCCATGCTGAAGAGTCAGTGGGTCTGTGGAGGTGATGATGGTGTTTCAGATCAGGAGTAGCTAAGATCAGATGTGATGACTGACGTAGATCCTGATGGgtcataaaaaaagattattgaTGAGTTTAATTATACAAAGTtcctttgttgcttttattgctGGCATTTCATTGCACAAAAACATCCAATACACATCACTAAGGTAGTTAAATTGGAGTCACTAGTAGAGTAAATACAACCTGGGTATTAAAGAAATTGCAGGATAACCAAAGGGTTATGTGCACTTAtgtatacaaaaataaaagcctataaatttgactgaaaataaacatccaaaaaaacaccccaaaaagACAACAGATACCAAAAGGAGAAACGGGAAAATTGTGACTTGTGACCTGCACTGTAAGCATGAAAAGTGCAAATCAAGCAAACTGGAACCTGACTTATAATTCCATgcttcagttatttttaagtgttttacatccaccagatttatttttttaacaatagtgtatatatatatatatatatatatatatatatatatatatatatatatatatatatatatatatatatatatatatatatatatatataaaagtagTACCctacttttatatatataaaaaagtagtACCCTTTTGCATTCAACTCTTTTGGAACAACACACTGCCACGACCAGAGTGCTGACATGGCTCAgtttagaaagaaaagggagaaaCTATGGTAATGTGAAAACAATCAGGAGAGGCCAAAGGTAACAGAGTTTAGAAAGAGTCTATCACCTGCTGTCTAATTCCCCAGATccattcaaatttatttaaattcaaaattatttaacaatatCCTTCTATTACATGATGCTTGAATAAATTTGGATTTTACTTCATTATgaataagcaaaaacaaaagcagtctCCAATTTTAGGTTGTAGTATTATCAATTGATTTTTACAGCATACTGGTTAACTGACAAAACGTGATTTGCAAAAACAGGTAGATGCATGACAAACATCCAAGAACATCTTGGTTAAAATATCTGTTTAGCAAGTTTTGGTGTAGATGTCTCTGATAAATTTACTAGAAATAAGTAAATCATAAACATCAACCTCTGTGATTCGTTACAAATTATATTATACACCTGgaacaaatgtaaaaagtagGATTATAGGAAATCTATCTCCAGTTACTCAGATATGTTAGATTCTGATGTCATACTGTAATCTAACAGGtcaccaaataaaatgtttacaccTGTAGAGTGCTGGGACGGGACAGGTGACGCTTTGCCGAAAATAACTTTGCTATAACATGTTGATTTATACAACAATTTAGTCGCATTTAGCAACCTCCTGTGGTTTTTGTAGAAACATTATTGAAACAAGTAAAACGCTCTGCTATAAGTGGTTCcgcttgtttttaaatgttattatctCACAGGAAACGCCAACCGTTAGCTTACAGCCACTAAATCCCTTAGCTGTTCTCTTTAGCTGTGCAACTTGCTCCGGTTTCCTTTGGCCTGGTATCAGTTTGTTCAATAACTTACCGCCAGTCTACTTCCCGTCGGCTGAATTGGAGTGTTGATTTGCCGTCGGAGTTATGagattatttagttttttgctttAGTCTTAGCGCACTTCCTGTTAGTCTGTTAGCCACCAGGTTAATGGTCCACTGGAAAACACATAGCAGTAAGGTCTGTGTATTTCAGGCCACTACCAACTCTGACATAGCGGTACTCCAACGTTGCCATTGATACGTGCCTTTCTCTAACGCCGACGTCAAGTCAGCTGGTATATACAAAATAATGGGCTGACCTCCGATTGCAGTTATTCTTTCCTAACTAAAGCTTGACATCAGTTCAAATTGTAGTTGTACACTACGGACTAACTTTCAAATCATACATAACTCATGCAATATTGTACGTCAAAGCTGATAGTATTAAAGCAACCCCTACAACTTTTACgcagttttattttgagagTATTACTTCCGGTTTGAACTACATTTGTCGGAATGAGTTCTGGGAGTTGAAGTTCAGCACTTCCTTAATGTACTTTACAATGGTAAGTTAAAGTGTTTCCTGGTGTATTACATTTCAAgtggaattattattttttttaatggcaattatttttttctcagcaacAAGCTTAAAGATTTTCTGTAGATTGTTGTTAATGTCAGAATTTTGTGTACTAATTAGAAAGCATAGATCCACGTACTAATGGTTCAGACTGGCAATGTTAGTGTGCTGGTGGATTTTTCTTAGCACATTCTGAGCCCCTTAGATCCAAAGAAGTATTGAATAGCCCCATCTGTTTGAGTA comes from the Gambusia affinis linkage group LG07, SWU_Gaff_1.0, whole genome shotgun sequence genome and includes:
- the smpd2b gene encoding sphingomyelin phosphodiesterase 2 — its product is MANADCVSVRVFSLNCWGIHYLSKHCSQRYQMIGEMLCKEQHDIVLLQEVWSEKDFLYLKAKLASTHPHSHYFKSGVIGSGLAIFTKHRIHDTFLYRYSLNGYPYMAHHGDWFGGKAVGMAILNIAGLTANVYVTHLHAEYSREKDSYLSHRVVQAWELQQFIRHTSTGADVVIMGGDLNMHPQDLGCRLLMSYTGLKDSYIETAKFDGCENGMTLIADNLFIRKNELIPFEKGIRIDYILFKGSSTTKIYCDFMSTTKGSVPGHPLPYSDHEALTAELRLESHIPAQTGSDKTQDTPAEKLAELVDTLTEARTEVKVGLHCAERMRYTAARTGVMGLALLVLELAIAAVPCFALGAEQPFPRISFYLLAALCFAILLTTFLLYIFYTMELKSLQGAEDQMRLAVGSLQEKLRGFPVAQPHDAPPRSPEGQQPSALDQVE